Proteins co-encoded in one Acidobacteriota bacterium genomic window:
- a CDS encoding sugar phosphate isomerase/epimerase, with product MTAGKARLEEVVDACVRHGVQWIGPWRYSVSGNPAAAASLIRDAGLKVSSLCRGGMFPAATKEERQRRIEDNLRAIDEAAAIGTNLLVLVNGPAPDRDIDAARQMVVDGIAAVVDHATKSGVRLGVEPLHPMFAADRSVVVTMGEANEIAAKFLPGQVGLVVDVYHIWWDPQVYREIQRAGERVFAFHVSDWIVPTPDMLMGRGMMGDGVIELKRLREAAERAGYQGPIEVEIFNEALWSQPVDEIVRLTANRFQEFV from the coding sequence CCATGGCGTCCAGTGGATTGGGCCGTGGCGCTACTCTGTCTCCGGCAACCCCGCTGCGGCAGCCTCGCTTATACGCGATGCCGGGTTGAAGGTGTCGAGCCTCTGCCGCGGCGGCATGTTTCCCGCCGCGACGAAGGAGGAGCGCCAGCGCCGTATCGAGGACAATCTTCGCGCCATCGATGAGGCGGCAGCCATCGGGACCAATCTGCTGGTGCTGGTAAACGGCCCGGCTCCGGACAGGGATATTGACGCGGCGCGCCAGATGGTCGTCGATGGAATCGCCGCAGTAGTCGATCACGCGACGAAGAGCGGTGTCCGGCTGGGCGTGGAGCCTCTGCACCCCATGTTTGCCGCCGACCGCAGCGTCGTTGTCACCATGGGAGAGGCGAACGAGATTGCTGCAAAGTTCCTGCCGGGGCAGGTCGGCCTGGTCGTCGACGTGTACCACATCTGGTGGGACCCGCAGGTCTATCGAGAGATACAGAGAGCGGGGGAGAGGGTCTTCGCCTTCCATGTCTCCGACTGGATTGTGCCAACCCCCGACATGCTGATGGGCCGCGGCATGATGGGGGACGGCGTGATTGAGCTGAAACGGCTTCGCGAGGCCGCTGAGCGGGCCGGCTATCAGGGTCCAATTGAGGTTGAAATCTTCAACGAAGCGCTCTGGTCGCAGCCCGTCGATGAGATCGTTCGCCTTACCGCGAACCGTTTTCAGGAATTTGTCTAA